From Rhodopseudomonas palustris, a single genomic window includes:
- a CDS encoding helix-turn-helix transcriptional regulator, which translates to MHRTAIHRIAGAFGRHYHSPNSSEWTEMAEPDDTDASFLLDLGRHVRTMRGRRGMSRKVLAKVSGISERYIAQLESGKGNVSIMLLRRISEALATPLEDLLPSNETSADWPVIRDLVRRATPVQIAHAKDVLSGLGRFGSGPERNATFHGIALIGLRGAGKSTLGKMLADSIGWSFVELNREIERQNGLSVSEIIALYGQEGFRRMEQTALSRLLARNEPIVLATGGGIVSEPITFDQILTSFYTLWLKAEPEEHMARVRGQGDLRPMADDRAAMQELRTILQSREPLYARAAGVLDTAGLTIEAAAQKLVAMVAPVLNRDSNVFGLRKPAS; encoded by the coding sequence ATGCATCGAACGGCAATCCATCGGATTGCTGGCGCTTTCGGCCGGCACTATCATTCCCCAAACAGCAGTGAATGGACCGAGATGGCCGAGCCAGACGATACCGACGCGAGCTTTCTGCTCGACCTCGGCCGCCATGTCCGAACCATGCGCGGGCGACGCGGGATGTCGCGCAAGGTGCTGGCCAAGGTCTCCGGCATCTCGGAGCGCTACATCGCGCAGCTCGAAAGCGGCAAGGGCAACGTGTCGATCATGCTGCTGCGCCGGATCTCCGAAGCGCTGGCGACACCGCTGGAAGACCTGCTGCCGTCCAATGAAACGTCGGCCGACTGGCCGGTGATCCGCGATCTGGTGCGGCGCGCCACCCCGGTGCAGATCGCGCATGCCAAGGACGTGCTGTCCGGTCTCGGCCGGTTCGGCAGCGGTCCGGAGCGGAACGCGACCTTCCACGGCATCGCGCTGATCGGTCTGCGCGGCGCCGGCAAATCGACGCTGGGCAAGATGCTGGCCGACAGCATCGGCTGGAGCTTCGTCGAGTTGAACCGCGAGATCGAGCGTCAGAACGGGCTCTCGGTATCGGAGATCATCGCGCTCTACGGACAGGAAGGCTTCCGGCGCATGGAGCAGACCGCGCTGTCGCGGCTGCTCGCCCGCAACGAGCCGATCGTGCTGGCGACCGGCGGCGGCATCGTCTCCGAGCCGATCACCTTCGACCAGATTCTGACCTCGTTCTACACGCTGTGGCTCAAGGCCGAGCCCGAGGAACACATGGCGCGCGTGCGCGGCCAGGGAGATTTGCGGCCGATGGCCGACGACCGCGCCGCGATGCAGGAGCTGCGCACCATTCTGCAAAGCCGCGAGCCATTATACGCACGCGCGGCCGGCGTGCTCGACACTGCCGGGCTGACGATCGAGGCAGCCGCGCAGAAACTGGTCGCGATGGTGGCCCCGGTGTTGAACCGCGACTCCAATGTGTTCGGCTTGCGCAAGCCGGCGTCTTAG
- a CDS encoding SDR family oxidoreductase, with protein sequence MFKDLFSLQGRVALVTGGSRGIGKMIAAGFLAYGATRVYITARKAAVCQATADELTEMYPGECIALPIDISTMAGIDTLAAEIKRRETKLDILVNNAGAAWAADFDEFPESGWDKVMDLNVKTPFFLTKALAQQLRAAASAEQPGKVINIASIDGIFVNPLETYPYAASKAGLIHLTRRMAVRLIKDHIVVTAIAPGPFASDMNKAARDEADAVAKRVPAGRIGTDEDMAGTAVFLASRAGDYVVGSTVTVDGGVAFANPGIKGDGWA encoded by the coding sequence ATGTTCAAGGATCTGTTCTCGCTGCAAGGCCGCGTCGCCTTGGTGACCGGCGGCTCGCGCGGCATCGGCAAGATGATCGCGGCGGGCTTTCTCGCCTACGGCGCGACCCGGGTGTACATCACCGCGCGCAAGGCGGCGGTCTGCCAGGCGACTGCCGACGAACTCACCGAAATGTATCCCGGCGAGTGCATCGCGCTGCCGATCGACATCTCGACGATGGCCGGCATCGACACGCTGGCTGCGGAGATCAAGCGCCGCGAAACCAAGCTCGACATTCTGGTCAACAACGCCGGAGCCGCCTGGGCGGCCGACTTCGACGAATTCCCGGAGAGCGGCTGGGACAAGGTGATGGACCTCAACGTCAAAACCCCGTTCTTCCTCACCAAGGCGCTGGCCCAGCAGCTTCGCGCCGCCGCAAGCGCCGAGCAGCCCGGCAAGGTGATCAACATCGCCTCGATCGACGGCATCTTCGTCAATCCGCTCGAGACCTATCCTTACGCTGCGTCGAAGGCCGGGCTGATCCATCTGACCCGGCGGATGGCGGTGCGGCTGATCAAGGACCACATCGTGGTCACCGCGATCGCGCCCGGGCCGTTCGCCTCCGACATGAACAAGGCCGCGCGGGACGAAGCCGATGCGGTCGCCAAGCGCGTGCCGGCCGGCCGGATCGGCACCGACGAGGACATGGCCGGCACCGCCGTATTCCTCGCCTCGCGCGCCGGCGACTACGTGGTCGGATCGACCGTGACGGTGGACGGCGGCGTCGCTTTCGCCAACCCCGGCATCAAGGGCGACGGCTGGGCGTAA
- a CDS encoding polysaccharide deacetylase family protein, giving the protein MKHFRHSMIRAGLEALYYTGAHRVLRPIFSGIGTIFMLHNVRPARDDPFQPNRHLEVTPDFLRATLAHLRQLEVDLVTMDELYRRLDARDFSRRFACITLDDGYRDNRDFALPVFEEFGAPFTVFVTCDFAEGTGRLWWVTLERLIAAQSRLEVSIGGHELRLDTETPEAKQAAFDRLHDLLRSLPNGSDLDAAMTALCLRYDIDETATSRELCLPWEELRRFAAHPLVTIGAHGITHCMLRRQSELVAAHELTGSRARIQDELQQTVDHLAYPYGDKAAAGPREFALAKAAGFKTAVTTRPGMMFAECADRLTALPRVSLNGLYQDDRLLPVLTSGAATAMWNGFRRVAAA; this is encoded by the coding sequence ATGAAGCACTTCCGCCACAGCATGATCCGCGCCGGGCTCGAGGCCCTTTATTACACCGGCGCGCATCGGGTGCTGCGGCCGATCTTTTCGGGAATCGGCACGATCTTCATGCTGCACAACGTTCGTCCGGCTCGCGACGATCCGTTTCAGCCCAATCGCCACCTCGAAGTCACGCCGGACTTCCTCCGTGCCACACTGGCGCACCTACGGCAGCTCGAGGTCGACCTCGTCACCATGGACGAACTGTACCGGCGGCTCGACGCGCGGGATTTCAGCCGACGATTCGCCTGCATCACGCTGGACGACGGCTATCGCGACAACCGCGACTTCGCGCTGCCGGTCTTCGAGGAGTTCGGCGCCCCCTTCACGGTGTTCGTCACCTGCGACTTCGCCGAAGGCACCGGACGATTGTGGTGGGTGACGCTGGAGCGGCTGATCGCCGCCCAAAGCCGGCTCGAAGTATCGATCGGCGGCCACGAGTTGCGCCTCGACACCGAAACGCCCGAGGCCAAGCAGGCGGCTTTCGACCGGCTGCACGATCTGCTGCGCAGCCTGCCGAATGGCAGCGATCTCGACGCTGCGATGACCGCGCTGTGCCTGCGCTACGACATCGACGAAACCGCTACGTCGCGTGAACTCTGCCTGCCTTGGGAGGAACTGCGCCGCTTCGCCGCGCACCCGCTGGTGACGATCGGCGCTCACGGCATCACCCACTGCATGCTGCGCCGACAGAGCGAACTGGTCGCGGCCCACGAATTGACCGGCAGCCGCGCCCGGATCCAGGACGAGTTGCAGCAAACGGTCGATCATCTCGCCTATCCGTACGGCGACAAAGCCGCAGCGGGGCCCCGTGAATTCGCGCTGGCCAAGGCGGCCGGCTTCAAGACCGCCGTGACGACCAGGCCCGGCATGATGTTCGCCGAATGCGCCGACCGCCTCACCGCGCTGCCACGCGTCTCGCTCAACGGTCTTTATCAGGACGACCGGTTGTTGCCGGTGCTGACTTCCGGCGCCGCCACCGCAATGTGGAACGGCTTCCGCCGCGTCGCTGCGGCGTGA
- a CDS encoding OmpA family protein — MRGLYSSSGKWWPGAIPLVILWAIAAWTTMPAVEADLGARATAVLKDTVLDKTRITAAGRDITLAAEAFSEEGRRAAVSAVEAVPGLRLVNDRTRLVPEASPYVWSIERDVVRVTLTGSAPLPASRTRLVDGARSVVGGVEVIDRMALARGAPQRFDAAAMLLIDQIGKLKQGRITLTGTQVALKGMARDIGGRESIAAALRNLPDGYTIGDNEIEAPPYVFRAYKDPVAGQVALDGYVPDNAVHAALAAATGRKFFGEKVVDNLKASVGAPKGFLDAAVTALGALSRLSTGTLVLSDREIHLSGDALYEAAASQIRGGLNKELPQGWTVKADLSVKPAAAPVDASVCQQLFNGLLAKTTVQFDSASAGISKDSAGLLDRLIETAMRCPNARIEIAGHTDSDGDDAFNQSLSEKRARAVVDYMVRAGVTPERLQAFGYGSKIPLSGNDSDAGKAKNRRIDFVVR; from the coding sequence ATGCGCGGACTCTACAGCTCCAGCGGTAAATGGTGGCCCGGCGCCATTCCGCTGGTCATTCTCTGGGCGATCGCCGCTTGGACGACGATGCCGGCCGTGGAAGCCGACCTTGGCGCTCGCGCCACGGCCGTGCTCAAGGACACCGTTCTCGACAAGACGAGAATCACCGCAGCGGGCCGCGACATCACGCTGGCCGCCGAGGCGTTCTCCGAGGAGGGGCGCCGCGCCGCGGTGTCCGCGGTCGAGGCTGTGCCGGGGCTTCGTCTGGTGAACGACCGGACCAGACTGGTTCCGGAAGCCTCTCCTTATGTCTGGTCGATCGAGCGCGATGTGGTGCGGGTGACACTGACCGGCAGTGCGCCGCTGCCGGCGAGCCGTACCCGGCTGGTCGACGGCGCGCGGTCGGTGGTCGGCGGTGTCGAGGTGATCGACCGGATGGCGCTGGCGCGCGGCGCCCCGCAGCGGTTCGACGCCGCCGCGATGCTGCTGATCGACCAGATCGGCAAGTTGAAGCAGGGCAGGATCACCCTGACGGGCACGCAAGTTGCGCTGAAGGGGATGGCCAGGGATATCGGCGGCCGGGAGTCGATCGCCGCGGCACTGCGCAACCTGCCCGATGGTTACACGATCGGCGACAACGAGATCGAAGCACCGCCTTACGTGTTCCGCGCCTATAAGGATCCGGTCGCCGGGCAGGTCGCGCTCGACGGCTATGTTCCGGACAACGCCGTGCATGCCGCGCTCGCCGCCGCCACCGGCCGCAAGTTCTTCGGCGAGAAGGTGGTCGATAACCTCAAGGCCAGCGTCGGCGCCCCGAAGGGCTTTCTCGACGCCGCGGTGACGGCGCTGGGCGCGCTGTCACGGCTGTCGACCGGCACCCTGGTACTGTCGGACCGGGAGATCCATCTGTCCGGCGATGCGCTTTACGAGGCCGCGGCGAGCCAGATCCGCGGCGGGCTCAACAAGGAACTGCCGCAGGGCTGGACGGTGAAGGCCGACCTCTCGGTAAAGCCGGCGGCGGCGCCGGTGGACGCCTCGGTGTGCCAGCAATTGTTCAATGGCCTGCTGGCCAAGACCACCGTGCAGTTCGATTCCGCCAGCGCCGGGATTTCCAAGGATTCCGCCGGTCTGCTGGACCGGCTGATCGAGACCGCGATGCGCTGTCCCAACGCCAGGATCGAGATCGCCGGCCACACCGACAGCGACGGCGACGACGCCTTCAACCAGTCGCTGTCGGAAAAGCGCGCGCGCGCGGTGGTCGACTACATGGTGCGGGCCGGCGTGACGCCCGAGCGTCTTCAAGCGTTCGGCTACGGCAGCAAGATTCCGCTCTCCGGGAACGATTCCGACGCCGGCAAGGCGAAGAATCGCCGGATCGACTTCGTGGTCAGGTGA
- a CDS encoding lysylphosphatidylglycerol synthase domain-containing protein yields the protein MRIAIRRTIKVLREKQILHKLGVAVSIAIIAAACYVLYHILRGIDTDRVLDAMSQTDPSSIALAAVFVAAGYFTLTFYDLFAVRAIGRDDVPYRVNALAAFTSYSIGHNVGASALTGGAVRYRIYSAWGLDAIDVAKVCFLAGLTFWLGNAAVLGLGVAYHPEAASAVDQLPPEVNRVLALLIIAGLAVYVAWVSIKPRCVGRGSWTVTLPGGKLTLLQIGIGIVDLSFCALAMYVLTPEEPHVGFVVVAVIFVSATLLGFASHSPGGLGVFDAAMLVGLWQMDKEELLAGMLLFRLLYYIVPFVISILVLAIREIVLGARPKRVRPLGEALEPKPVRGDPSPG from the coding sequence ATGCGGATCGCAATACGCAGGACGATCAAAGTTCTGCGCGAGAAGCAAATCCTGCACAAACTCGGTGTTGCGGTCAGCATCGCGATCATCGCAGCCGCCTGCTATGTTCTGTATCACATTCTCCGTGGCATCGACACCGACCGGGTGCTCGATGCGATGAGCCAGACCGACCCGAGCTCGATTGCGCTCGCCGCGGTGTTCGTCGCCGCCGGCTATTTCACCCTGACGTTCTACGATCTGTTTGCCGTCCGTGCGATCGGGCGCGACGACGTGCCTTACCGGGTCAACGCGCTCGCCGCCTTCACCAGCTATTCGATCGGTCACAATGTCGGCGCCAGCGCGCTGACCGGCGGTGCGGTGCGCTACCGGATCTACTCGGCCTGGGGACTCGATGCGATCGACGTCGCCAAGGTTTGCTTTCTCGCCGGCCTGACGTTCTGGCTCGGCAATGCCGCAGTGCTTGGCCTCGGCGTGGCGTATCATCCGGAAGCGGCCTCGGCGGTCGATCAATTGCCGCCTGAGGTCAATCGGGTTCTTGCGCTGCTGATCATCGCCGGGCTGGCGGTCTACGTCGCCTGGGTGTCGATCAAGCCGCGCTGCGTCGGGCGCGGCAGTTGGACGGTGACGCTGCCCGGCGGCAAGCTGACGCTGCTGCAGATCGGGATCGGCATCGTCGACCTCAGCTTCTGTGCGCTGGCGATGTACGTGCTGACGCCCGAAGAGCCGCATGTCGGCTTCGTCGTGGTCGCGGTGATCTTCGTGTCGGCGACTCTGCTCGGCTTCGCCAGCCACTCGCCCGGCGGTCTCGGCGTGTTCGACGCTGCGATGCTGGTCGGCCTTTGGCAGATGGACAAAGAAGAGCTGCTCGCCGGCATGCTGCTGTTCCGTCTGCTGTACTACATCGTGCCGTTCGTGATATCGATCCTCGTACTCGCGATCCGGGAGATCGTGCTCGGTGCGAGGCCGAAGCGGGTCCGCCCGCTGGGCGAAGCGCTGGAGCCGAAGCCGGTGCGCGGAGATCCCTCACCAGGTTGA
- a CDS encoding ATP-binding protein produces MTTAPAPDEQARPGRDLVFAAPAAPASLLTHWSDRLRHAAIILLAAVLALTALVLFADLAVVPALAAFVGLVAAALVPWRLHDGANAIDDTLGISPVEMPVVSAIVGGMPDPAVLLDRAGRVIHLNAAAAQLAPALRVRELAQFALRSPEIVTALREAIATSEPRRVSYLDHGSIERWLELIIAPVEVPTAFGGTDQCMLMTFHDLTPLRRVEEMRADFVANASHELRTPLAALSGFIDTLQGQARDDPKARERFLGIMHAQATRMARLIDDLLSLSRVELSVHVRPDALIDLRPLIKQVTDGLEPLAKERQVVIDLDLPEEPVTIAGDREELLRLFENLIENALKYGASGGRVVVSVTASVSGDGVPEYRALVRDFGPGIAPEHLPRLTERFYRVDVGDSRSQGGTGLGLSLVKHIVNRHRGRLLIESVLKKGATFTVCLPRGKPQVVVEKVN; encoded by the coding sequence ATGACCACCGCCCCCGCGCCCGACGAGCAAGCCCGCCCCGGTCGTGATCTCGTATTCGCGGCGCCGGCCGCGCCGGCTTCGCTGCTGACGCATTGGTCTGACCGGCTCCGTCATGCGGCGATCATCCTGCTGGCCGCGGTGCTGGCGCTCACCGCGCTGGTGCTGTTCGCGGACCTCGCGGTCGTGCCGGCGCTCGCCGCCTTCGTCGGCCTCGTCGCGGCGGCGCTGGTGCCGTGGCGTCTGCACGACGGCGCCAATGCGATCGACGACACTCTCGGCATCAGTCCGGTGGAAATGCCGGTGGTGAGTGCCATCGTCGGCGGCATGCCGGACCCGGCGGTGCTGCTCGATCGTGCCGGCCGCGTCATTCATCTCAACGCCGCGGCCGCGCAACTGGCGCCGGCGCTGCGGGTGCGTGAATTGGCGCAGTTCGCACTGCGCAGCCCCGAGATAGTCACCGCGCTGCGCGAGGCGATCGCCACCTCCGAGCCGCGCCGCGTCTCCTATCTCGATCACGGCTCGATCGAGCGCTGGCTCGAACTGATCATCGCCCCGGTGGAGGTGCCGACCGCGTTCGGCGGTACCGATCAGTGCATGTTGATGACGTTCCACGATCTCACTCCGCTACGCCGGGTCGAGGAGATGCGCGCCGATTTCGTCGCCAACGCCAGCCACGAACTGCGCACGCCGCTCGCCGCGTTATCGGGTTTCATCGACACGCTGCAGGGGCAGGCGCGCGACGATCCGAAAGCGCGCGAACGTTTCCTCGGAATCATGCACGCCCAGGCGACCCGGATGGCGCGTCTGATCGACGATCTGCTGTCGCTATCGCGGGTCGAGCTCAGTGTGCACGTCCGGCCCGACGCTCTGATCGACCTGCGGCCGCTGATCAAGCAGGTCACCGACGGCCTCGAGCCGCTGGCGAAGGAGCGCCAGGTGGTGATCGATCTGGATCTGCCCGAGGAGCCGGTGACGATCGCGGGCGACCGCGAAGAACTGTTGCGGCTGTTCGAGAACCTGATCGAGAACGCGCTGAAATACGGCGCCTCCGGCGGACGCGTCGTCGTTTCGGTGACGGCTTCGGTCTCGGGCGACGGCGTGCCGGAGTATCGTGCGCTGGTCCGCGATTTCGGACCGGGTATCGCCCCGGAGCACCTGCCGCGGCTGACCGAGCGCTTCTACCGGGTCGATGTCGGCGACAGTCGATCCCAAGGCGGTACCGGGCTAGGATTATCCTTGGTGAAACATATTGTTAACCGCCATCGCGGCCGGCTTTTGATCGAAAGCGTGCTGAAAAAAGGTGCGACTTTCACCGTCTGTCTGCCTCGGGGAAAGCCCCAGGTCGTAGTTGAAAAAGTCAATTAA
- the pstS gene encoding phosphate ABC transporter substrate-binding protein PstS, protein MNFIKAIVAAGMVAASTSAFAADITGAGASFPFPIYSKWADAYKKETGNGLNYQSIGSGAGIKQIIAKTVTFGATDAPLKPEQLEKEGLAQWPMVMGAIVPVMNIEGIKPGEMVLDGNTLAKIYLGEIKAWNDPAIAKLNPKLKLPTDAIAVVRRSDGSGTTFNFTDYLSKVSADWKSKVGSGTAVEWPVGVGAKGNEGVAGNISQTKNSIGYVEYAYAKQNKLTYASMINSAGKTVQPTMASFQAAAANADWAKAPGYYLILTNQPGDASWPIAAATFILMHKDATDKAASTEALKFFKWAFEKGGKMAEELDYVPMPDSVVKQVEKTWASEIKS, encoded by the coding sequence ATGAATTTCATCAAGGCAATCGTCGCGGCCGGCATGGTTGCGGCGTCGACGTCGGCCTTCGCCGCCGACATCACCGGCGCGGGTGCGAGCTTTCCTTTCCCGATCTATTCGAAGTGGGCCGATGCCTATAAGAAGGAAACCGGCAACGGTCTGAACTACCAGTCGATCGGTTCGGGCGCCGGCATCAAGCAGATCATCGCCAAGACCGTGACGTTCGGCGCCACTGACGCTCCGCTGAAGCCCGAGCAGCTCGAGAAGGAAGGCCTGGCGCAGTGGCCGATGGTGATGGGCGCGATCGTCCCCGTCATGAATATCGAAGGCATCAAGCCCGGCGAAATGGTGCTCGACGGCAACACCCTCGCCAAGATCTATCTCGGTGAGATCAAGGCCTGGAACGATCCGGCGATCGCCAAGCTGAACCCGAAGCTGAAGCTGCCGACCGACGCGATCGCCGTCGTGCGCCGCTCGGACGGCTCGGGCACCACGTTCAACTTCACCGACTATCTGTCGAAGGTGAGCGCCGACTGGAAGTCGAAGGTCGGCTCGGGCACCGCGGTCGAATGGCCGGTCGGTGTCGGCGCCAAGGGTAACGAAGGCGTTGCCGGCAACATCAGCCAGACCAAGAACTCGATCGGCTACGTCGAGTACGCCTACGCCAAGCAGAACAAGCTGACCTACGCGTCGATGATCAACAGCGCCGGCAAGACCGTGCAGCCGACCATGGCGTCGTTCCAGGCCGCCGCTGCCAACGCGGATTGGGCGAAGGCTCCGGGTTACTACCTGATCCTCACCAATCAGCCTGGCGACGCGTCCTGGCCGATCGCCGCCGCGACCTTCATCCTGATGCACAAGGACGCGACCGACAAGGCGGCCTCGACCGAAGCCCTGAAGTTCTTCAAGTGGGCGTTCGAGAAGGGCGGCAAGATGGCCGAAGAACTCGACTACGTCCCGATGCCGGACTCGGTCGTCAAGCAGGTCGAGAAGACCTGGGCCTCCGAGATCAAGAGCTGA
- the pstC gene encoding phosphate ABC transporter permease subunit PstC, with the protein MADMAVDTTGLQAAAGPFDRAKALSAFKLGDKTFYWATRACAISVLLILGGIILSLFVGAWPAIQEFGLSFLTTARWAPANDPPVLGALGPIYGTLVTSLIAMMIAIPVGLGIAIFLTELCPMWLRRPIGLAIELLAGIPSIIYGMWGFFVLGPFLANHFQPAMIALFEGVPVLGDIFAGPPSYLSLFNASLILAIMVLPFITAISVDVFKTVPPVLKEAAYGVGCTTWEVVRSVVIPYTRVGVIGGIMLALGRALGETMAVTFIIGNSFRITGSIFSPGTTISAAIASEFAESDGLHQSGLILLGLLLFILTFMVLAAARLLLMRLEMKAGK; encoded by the coding sequence GTGGCGGACATGGCGGTGGACACTACAGGGTTGCAAGCGGCTGCCGGACCTTTCGATCGCGCCAAGGCGCTGAGCGCCTTCAAGCTGGGTGACAAGACATTCTATTGGGCCACGCGCGCCTGCGCGATCTCGGTCCTGCTGATCCTCGGCGGCATCATCCTGTCGCTGTTCGTCGGTGCCTGGCCGGCGATCCAGGAATTCGGCCTGTCGTTCCTGACCACCGCGCGCTGGGCGCCGGCCAACGACCCGCCGGTACTCGGCGCGCTCGGCCCGATCTACGGCACGCTTGTGACGTCGCTGATCGCGATGATGATCGCCATCCCGGTCGGTCTCGGCATCGCGATCTTCCTCACCGAGCTGTGCCCGATGTGGCTGCGCCGCCCGATCGGCCTCGCCATCGAACTGCTGGCCGGCATTCCGTCGATCATCTACGGCATGTGGGGCTTCTTCGTGCTCGGGCCGTTCCTGGCCAATCATTTCCAGCCGGCGATGATCGCGCTGTTCGAGGGCGTGCCGGTGCTCGGCGACATCTTCGCGGGACCGCCGTCCTATCTCAGCCTGTTCAACGCCTCGCTGATCCTGGCCATCATGGTGTTGCCGTTCATCACCGCGATCTCGGTCGACGTGTTCAAGACCGTGCCGCCGGTGCTGAAAGAGGCCGCCTACGGCGTCGGCTGCACCACCTGGGAAGTCGTGCGCAGCGTCGTGATCCCCTACACCCGGGTCGGCGTGATCGGCGGCATCATGCTGGCGCTCGGCCGCGCGCTCGGCGAGACCATGGCGGTCACCTTCATTATCGGAAACTCGTTCAGGATCACCGGATCGATCTTCTCGCCCGGCACCACGATCTCGGCGGCGATCGCCTCGGAATTCGCCGAAAGCGACGGTTTGCATCAGTCCGGCCTGATCCTGCTCGGCCTGCTGCTGTTCATCCTCACTTTCATGGTGCTGGCTGCGGCGCGGCTGTTGCTGATGCGTCTCGAAATGAAGGCGGGAAAGTAA
- the pstA gene encoding phosphate ABC transporter permease PstA, which produces MSLNAHNNPIYVRRHRSDVVVKVLCSIAAVFGVTWLALILFTLFWNGLAGLDLGVFTKSTPPPGSTDGGLLNAIVGSVIMTVLGVGIGAPLGLFAGTYLAEYGKYDKLTSVIRFINDILLSAPSIIIGLFIYGAVVVTMGRFSALAGALALAVIVIPVVVRTTEDMLLLVPSSLREAASALGLPRSLVIRRIAYRAARAGLITGILLATARVAGETAPLLFTALSNQFFSLDLSRTMANLPVTINNFVQSPYDYWKQLAWTGALLITLTVLALNIGARIIGAERTPK; this is translated from the coding sequence ATGTCCCTCAACGCGCACAACAATCCGATCTATGTCCGCCGGCATCGCAGCGACGTGGTCGTCAAGGTGCTGTGCTCCATCGCCGCCGTGTTCGGCGTCACCTGGCTGGCGCTGATCCTGTTCACGCTGTTCTGGAATGGCCTCGCCGGTCTCGATCTCGGCGTGTTCACCAAGAGCACGCCGCCTCCCGGGTCGACCGACGGCGGCCTGCTCAACGCCATCGTCGGCTCCGTGATCATGACGGTGCTCGGCGTCGGCATCGGTGCGCCGCTCGGCCTGTTCGCCGGCACCTACCTGGCCGAATACGGCAAGTACGACAAGCTGACCTCGGTGATCCGTTTCATCAACGACATCCTGCTCAGCGCGCCGTCGATCATCATCGGCCTGTTCATCTACGGCGCGGTGGTGGTGACGATGGGGCGATTCTCCGCGCTCGCCGGCGCGCTGGCGCTCGCGGTGATCGTGATTCCGGTGGTGGTGCGGACAACCGAGGACATGCTGCTGCTGGTTCCGAGTTCGCTTCGCGAAGCGGCGTCCGCGCTCGGGCTGCCGCGCTCGCTGGTGATCCGCCGGATCGCCTATCGGGCCGCTCGCGCCGGTCTGATCACCGGCATTCTGCTCGCCACCGCGCGCGTCGCCGGTGAAACCGCGCCGCTGCTGTTCACCGCGCTCAGCAACCAGTTCTTCAGCCTGGACCTCAGCCGCACGATGGCCAACCTGCCGGTGACCATCAACAACTTCGTGCAGAGCCCCTACGACTACTGGAAGCAGCTCGCCTGGACCGGCGCGCTGCTGATCACCCTGACCGTTCTCGCCCTCAACATCGGCGCGCGTATCATCGGCGCGGAGAGGACCCCGAAATGA
- the pstB gene encoding phosphate ABC transporter ATP-binding protein PstB: MTEISIATNVPSAAMPPIGAQPDGPPKMTVRDLNFYYGQNHALKHINLALAANRVTAFIGPSGCGKSTLLRIFNRMYDLYPGQRADGQVLLDNTNILDPKLDLNLLRARVGMVFQKPTPFPMTIYDNIAFGVRLYEKISKSEMDGRVEKALRGAALWNEVKDKLSASGLSLSGGQQQRLCIARTIAVRPEVILFDEPCSALDPISTAKIEELIDELKEQYTIAIVTHNMQQAARVSESTAFMYLGELIEFGPTNKIFTSPNDRRTQDYITGRFG, translated from the coding sequence ATGACCGAGATCTCGATCGCGACCAATGTTCCCTCAGCGGCGATGCCGCCGATCGGCGCCCAGCCGGACGGTCCGCCCAAGATGACCGTGCGGGATCTGAATTTCTACTACGGCCAGAACCACGCGCTGAAGCACATCAACCTCGCGCTCGCCGCCAACCGGGTCACCGCCTTCATCGGCCCGTCGGGTTGCGGCAAGTCGACCTTGCTGCGGATCTTCAACCGGATGTACGATCTGTATCCGGGCCAGCGGGCCGACGGCCAGGTGCTGCTCGACAACACCAACATCCTCGACCCCAAGCTCGACCTCAATCTGCTGCGCGCCCGGGTCGGCATGGTGTTCCAGAAGCCGACGCCGTTCCCGATGACGATCTACGACAACATCGCGTTCGGCGTCCGTCTGTACGAGAAGATTTCCAAGTCGGAGATGGACGGCCGGGTCGAGAAGGCGCTGCGCGGCGCCGCGTTGTGGAACGAGGTCAAGGACAAGCTCAGCGCCTCCGGCCTCAGCCTGTCGGGCGGTCAGCAGCAGCGGCTGTGCATCGCCCGGACCATCGCGGTGCGGCCCGAAGTGATCCTGTTCGACGAGCCGTGCTCGGCGCTCGACCCGATCTCGACCGCCAAGATCGAGGAACTGATCGACGAGCTCAAGGAGCAGTACACGATCGCGATCGTCACTCACAACATGCAGCAGGCGGCCCGCGTGTCGGAATCGACCGCCTTCATGTATCTCGGGGAGCTGATCGAGTTCGGGCCGACCAACAAGATCTTCACCTCGCCGAACGATCGGCGCACCCAGGATTACATCACCGGCCGGTTCGGCTGA